A genomic stretch from Aminobacter aminovorans includes:
- a CDS encoding SH3 domain-containing protein yields the protein MSGFASLRLAVSAALIGLAFVLPDAGFVGPATAAQNGTIGPSGLPLPRFVSLKSGKVNSRIGPGVNYPVDWLYMKPGLPMEIIQEYDNWRRVRDSEGAEGWINQSLLSGHRTAMTAPWQRGKPAQLNLLAKPEQGARTVAIIDPGVVGSIKQCNGNWCEMSFAGTSGWLSQSQVWGAYPGESIEN from the coding sequence GTGTCTGGTTTCGCGTCGCTCCGTCTGGCCGTCAGCGCAGCCCTGATCGGCCTTGCTTTCGTTTTGCCCGATGCCGGTTTCGTCGGGCCCGCCACCGCCGCCCAGAACGGGACGATCGGCCCGAGCGGCCTGCCGCTGCCGCGATTCGTCAGCCTCAAGTCGGGCAAGGTCAATTCGCGCATCGGCCCCGGCGTCAACTATCCGGTCGACTGGCTCTATATGAAGCCCGGCCTGCCGATGGAGATCATCCAGGAATATGACAACTGGCGCCGGGTGCGCGATTCCGAAGGCGCCGAGGGCTGGATCAACCAGTCGCTGCTGTCGGGTCACCGCACCGCGATGACGGCGCCATGGCAGCGCGGCAAGCCGGCGCAGCTCAACCTGCTGGCCAAGCCCGAACAGGGCGCACGTACGGTTGCCATCATCGATCCCGGCGTCGTCGGTTCGATCAAGCAGTGCAATGGCAACTGGTGCGAGATGAGTTTTGCCGGCACCAGCGGCTGGCTCAGCCAATCGCAGGTCTGGGGCGCATACCCCGGCGAAAGCATCGAGAACTGA
- the irrA gene encoding iron response transcriptional regulator IrrA, whose translation MDSHKASIAVEMRVRDAGLRPTRQRIALAELLFAKGDRHLSAEELHEEALSAGVPVSLATVYNALHQFTESGLLRILAVEGSKTYFDTNTSDHHHFFIEGENRVFDIESGPVTVTNLPEPPEGMEIANVDIVVRLRPKRPA comes from the coding sequence GTGGATTCCCACAAGGCAAGCATTGCTGTGGAAATGCGTGTCCGCGATGCGGGGCTCAGGCCCACGCGTCAGCGTATCGCTTTGGCTGAGCTGCTGTTCGCCAAGGGCGACCGGCACCTTTCGGCCGAGGAACTGCACGAGGAAGCCTTGTCGGCCGGTGTGCCGGTTTCGCTGGCCACCGTCTACAATGCGCTGCACCAGTTCACGGAATCAGGCTTGCTGCGCATCCTGGCGGTCGAGGGCTCGAAAACCTATTTCGACACCAACACCTCCGACCATCACCACTTCTTCATCGAAGGCGAGAACCGGGTGTTCGACATCGAATCCGGCCCGGTCACGGTCACCAACCTGCCGGAACCCCCTGAAGGCATGGAAATCGCCAATGTCGATATCGTGGTTCGGCTGAGGCCCAAGCGCCCGGCATAA
- the fabI gene encoding enoyl-ACP reductase FabI: MDGLMKGKRGLIMGVANDHSIAWGIAQKLAEHGAELAFTYQGEAFGRRVKPLAEKVGASILVPCDVEDSASVAQTFETLKEKWGGIDFLVHAIGFSDKNELKGLYADTTRENFVRTMVISCFSFTEVAKHAAALMNDGGSMITLTYAGSVRVMPNYNVMGVAKAGLEASVRYLANDYGPRGIRINGISAGPVRTLAGAGIADARHMFTYQQRNSPLRRTVTLDEVGGSALYLLSDLSSGVTGEIHYVDSGYHIVSMPTLDELKQMDGGRE, from the coding sequence ATGGACGGATTGATGAAGGGCAAGCGCGGGCTCATCATGGGCGTCGCGAACGACCACTCGATTGCCTGGGGCATTGCGCAGAAGCTTGCCGAGCATGGTGCCGAACTCGCCTTCACCTATCAGGGCGAGGCTTTCGGTCGCCGCGTCAAGCCGCTGGCCGAAAAGGTCGGCGCCTCGATCCTGGTGCCATGCGATGTCGAGGACAGCGCGTCGGTTGCCCAGACCTTCGAGACGCTGAAGGAGAAATGGGGCGGCATCGACTTCCTGGTGCATGCCATCGGCTTCTCCGACAAGAACGAGCTCAAGGGCCTGTATGCCGACACCACGCGCGAGAACTTCGTACGCACAATGGTGATCTCGTGCTTCTCCTTCACCGAAGTCGCCAAGCACGCGGCGGCGCTGATGAATGATGGCGGCTCGATGATCACGCTGACCTATGCCGGCTCTGTCCGCGTCATGCCCAACTACAACGTCATGGGCGTCGCCAAGGCAGGCCTCGAGGCCAGCGTGCGTTACCTTGCCAACGACTATGGCCCGCGCGGCATCCGAATCAACGGCATCTCGGCCGGGCCGGTGCGGACGCTTGCAGGCGCCGGCATTGCCGATGCGCGCCACATGTTCACCTACCAGCAACGCAACTCGCCGCTGCGCCGCACGGTGACCCTCGACGAGGTCGGCGGCTCGGCGCTGTATCTTTTGTCCGACCTGTCATCGGGCGTGACAGGCGAGATCCACTACGTCGATTCGGGCTATCATATCGTCTCGATGCCGACGCTGGACGAGCTCAAGCAGATGGACGGTGGGCGCGAATAG
- the fabA gene encoding 3-hydroxyacyl-[acyl-carrier-protein] dehydratase FabA, translating to MAEQKSSYGYEELLACARGELFGDGNAQLPAPPMLMFDRITEISETGGEFDKGFARAEFDIKPDLWFFPCHFIGNPIMPGCLGLDAMWQLTGFYLGWLGEQGKGMALSTGEVKFKGMVTPSVKKVEYGIDFKRVMRGRLVLGIADGWLKADGETIYKATDLKVGLSKQEAAAV from the coding sequence ATGGCCGAACAGAAATCCAGCTACGGCTACGAGGAATTGCTGGCATGTGCGCGCGGCGAGCTGTTCGGAGACGGCAACGCCCAACTGCCCGCCCCGCCGATGCTGATGTTCGATCGCATCACCGAAATCAGCGAGACCGGTGGCGAATTCGACAAGGGCTTTGCCCGCGCCGAGTTCGACATCAAGCCTGACCTGTGGTTCTTCCCTTGCCACTTCATCGGCAACCCGATCATGCCGGGCTGCCTCGGCCTCGATGCCATGTGGCAGCTGACCGGTTTCTACCTCGGCTGGCTCGGCGAGCAGGGCAAGGGCATGGCGCTGTCCACCGGGGAAGTGAAGTTCAAGGGCATGGTCACGCCTTCGGTCAAGAAGGTCGAATACGGCATCGACTTCAAGCGCGTGATGCGCGGCCGCCTGGTACTGGGCATCGCCGACGGCTGGTTGAAAGCCGACGGCGAGACCATATACAAGGCCACCGACCTCAAGGTCGGGCTCTCGAAGCAGGAAGCCGCGGCCGTCTGA
- a CDS encoding 2-hydroxyacid dehydrogenase has translation MAGRKKPLVVITRKLPDQVETRMRELFDARLNVDDRPMSQPELVAAVKEADVLVPTVTDTIDAALIEQAGPNLKLIANFGNGVDKIDVTAAAKRGITVTNTPNVLTEDTADMAMALMLAVPRRLTEGASVLTGDKKWAGWSPTWMLGRRIGGKRLGIVGMGRIGTAVARRAKAFGLSIHYHNRHRVLQSVEDELEATYWESLDQMLARMDIISINCPSTPATFHLLSGRRLALMQPHAYLVNIARGDIIDEDALVKMLQDGKLAGAALDVFEHEPAVNHKLLKLAAKGKVVLMPHMGSATIEGRIDMGEKVIINIRAHVDGHRPPDRVLPLRT, from the coding sequence ATGGCCGGTCGAAAAAAGCCTCTCGTCGTCATTACGCGCAAGCTGCCCGACCAGGTCGAGACGCGGATGCGCGAACTCTTCGACGCGCGGCTGAATGTCGACGATCGGCCGATGAGCCAGCCGGAGCTCGTGGCGGCGGTCAAGGAAGCCGACGTGCTGGTACCGACGGTGACCGACACCATCGACGCTGCTCTGATCGAGCAGGCCGGCCCCAACCTCAAGCTGATCGCCAATTTCGGCAACGGCGTCGACAAGATCGACGTCACCGCGGCCGCCAAGCGTGGCATCACTGTCACCAACACCCCGAACGTCCTGACCGAAGACACGGCCGACATGGCCATGGCGCTGATGCTCGCGGTGCCGCGCCGCCTGACCGAGGGCGCAAGCGTGCTGACCGGCGACAAGAAATGGGCCGGCTGGTCGCCGACCTGGATGCTCGGCCGCCGCATCGGCGGCAAGCGTCTCGGCATCGTCGGCATGGGCCGCATCGGCACCGCCGTCGCCCGCCGCGCCAAGGCGTTCGGCCTCTCGATCCACTACCACAACCGCCACCGCGTGCTGCAATCGGTCGAAGACGAGTTGGAGGCAACCTACTGGGAGAGCCTCGACCAGATGCTCGCCCGCATGGACATCATCTCGATCAACTGCCCTTCGACGCCGGCGACCTTCCACCTGCTTTCGGGTCGCAGGCTGGCGCTGATGCAGCCGCACGCCTACCTTGTCAACATCGCCCGCGGTGACATCATCGACGAGGATGCGCTGGTCAAGATGCTGCAGGACGGCAAGCTTGCGGGCGCTGCCCTCGACGTCTTCGAACATGAGCCGGCGGTCAACCACAAGCTGCTCAAGCTAGCCGCCAAGGGCAAGGTGGTGCTGATGCCGCATATGGGCTCGGCCACCATCGAGGGCCGCATCGACATGGGTGAAAAGGTCATCATCAACATCCGAGCGCATGTCGACGGCCACCGCCCGCCGGACCGGGTCCTGCCGCTCAGGACATGA
- a CDS encoding aconitase X — protein MSVDLSDDERRIASGTDGAAMAMRIVAESAALLGAPRLIPIASAHIDGALYHGDSGTLFAERLAEGGARVAVRSTLNVGALDLTGCSRVRLEEPQRSMARRMMEAYRNLGCEQSWTCAPYQAGHRPAFGSDVAWGESNAVVFCNSVLGARTNRYGDFLDIACAISGRAPDFGLHLQANRRATLVFDVSALPGEFLASEIAWPVLGSLYGREVGNAVGVVAGVTQDPGEDALKAFGAAAASSGAVGLFHVLGITPEAPDATAVLGGIAAKTTIRVTPGMVASAQARLSTTSSTERIDAVAIGSPHLSLSEFEALERLMAGRRLTVPIHACTGRHVLTELDRAGRRKALEALGVVIVADTCVVVTPILPDRPGGVLMTNSGKFAHYAPGNTGYAVLYGSLADCVESAVTGRPVFARFGS, from the coding sequence GTGAGTGTCGATCTCTCCGACGACGAGCGGCGAATCGCCAGCGGCACGGATGGTGCCGCGATGGCGATGCGCATCGTCGCCGAAAGTGCAGCCCTGCTCGGCGCGCCCCGGCTGATCCCGATCGCCTCGGCGCATATCGACGGCGCGCTCTATCACGGCGATTCGGGCACGCTGTTCGCCGAAAGGCTGGCCGAAGGCGGCGCACGGGTGGCGGTACGATCGACGCTCAATGTCGGCGCGCTCGACCTGACGGGCTGCTCACGGGTGCGCCTGGAAGAACCGCAACGTTCCATGGCGCGGCGGATGATGGAAGCCTACCGCAATCTCGGCTGCGAACAGAGCTGGACCTGCGCGCCCTACCAGGCCGGCCACCGGCCCGCTTTTGGCAGCGACGTCGCCTGGGGCGAGTCGAATGCGGTGGTGTTCTGCAATTCGGTGCTCGGCGCGCGCACCAACCGCTATGGCGACTTCCTCGACATCGCCTGCGCGATTTCTGGCCGGGCGCCCGACTTCGGCTTGCACCTTCAGGCGAATCGCCGGGCGACATTGGTGTTCGACGTCTCCGCCCTGCCCGGCGAATTCCTCGCTTCCGAGATCGCCTGGCCGGTGCTCGGCAGCCTTTATGGCCGCGAGGTCGGCAATGCGGTCGGGGTGGTGGCAGGAGTGACACAAGACCCCGGCGAGGATGCGCTCAAAGCCTTCGGTGCGGCCGCCGCATCGTCCGGTGCCGTCGGCCTCTTCCATGTATTGGGCATTACGCCGGAGGCCCCCGATGCGACGGCGGTGCTCGGCGGCATCGCAGCCAAAACCACGATCCGGGTGACGCCTGGGATGGTTGCTTCCGCCCAGGCCAGGCTTTCGACCACCAGCAGCACCGAACGTATAGACGCCGTAGCCATCGGCAGCCCGCACCTGTCGCTCAGCGAATTCGAGGCGCTGGAACGGCTGATGGCTGGGCGGCGACTGACCGTACCGATCCATGCCTGCACCGGCCGGCATGTTCTGACCGAGCTCGACCGCGCTGGCCGGCGCAAGGCGCTGGAAGCCTTGGGCGTGGTCATCGTCGCCGATACGTGCGTGGTGGTGACGCCGATCCTGCCGGATCGGCCTGGCGGCGTGCTGATGACCAACTCGGGAAAGTTCGCGCATTATGCACCGGGAAACACCGGCTACGCAGTGCTCTATGGCTCGCTCGCAGACTGCGTCGAAAGTGCCGTCACCGGGCGCCCGGTCTTCGCGAGGTTCGGCTCATGA
- a CDS encoding molybdopterin-synthase adenylyltransferase MoeB, translating into MNQPAPLSSEELERYARHIVLPEIGGPGQQKLKRARVLVIGAGGLGAPVLEYLAAAGVGTLGIVDDDHVSLSNLQRQVIHTTDSVGASKADSAAATIARINPHVTVELHKLRLTSANAAKLIADYDMVIDGSDNFETRYAVADAAAEVKRPLVHAAVGRFDGSITVLKPFEKNAEGRKNPSYRDLFPEPPPAGLVPSCAEAGVLGALTGVIGTLQAMEAIKLITGIGEPLVGRLLLYDALGARFDTVRYKAA; encoded by the coding sequence ATGAACCAGCCAGCCCCGCTCTCCTCAGAAGAACTCGAACGCTATGCGCGCCATATAGTGCTGCCCGAGATCGGCGGGCCGGGCCAGCAGAAGCTGAAGCGGGCACGCGTGCTGGTGATCGGCGCCGGCGGGCTCGGCGCGCCGGTGCTGGAGTATCTCGCAGCAGCCGGCGTCGGCACGCTGGGCATCGTCGACGACGATCATGTCTCGCTGTCCAATTTGCAGCGCCAGGTCATCCACACCACGGATTCCGTAGGCGCCTCCAAGGCCGACAGTGCTGCCGCAACGATTGCCCGGATCAACCCGCATGTGACGGTCGAACTGCACAAGCTCAGGCTGACGTCGGCAAATGCCGCGAAGCTGATCGCCGATTACGACATGGTTATCGATGGCTCCGACAATTTCGAAACGCGTTATGCAGTCGCCGACGCCGCGGCCGAGGTGAAGCGGCCGCTCGTCCATGCCGCTGTCGGGCGTTTCGACGGCTCGATCACCGTGCTGAAGCCGTTCGAGAAAAATGCCGAAGGCCGCAAGAACCCATCCTATCGCGACCTTTTCCCCGAGCCGCCGCCGGCGGGGCTGGTGCCGTCCTGCGCCGAAGCCGGCGTGCTTGGCGCGCTGACCGGCGTGATCGGCACGCTGCAGGCGATGGAGGCGATCAAGCTGATCACCGGCATCGGCGAGCCGCTGGTCGGGCGACTTTTGCTCTACGATGCGCTCGGTGCGCGTTTCGACACCGTGCGCTACAAAGCCGCATGA
- a CDS encoding putative bifunctional diguanylate cyclase/phosphodiesterase, whose protein sequence is MSAARNPRRSRTFRLITIAASGMGSFVLGLWWLRFALGDNIGGMSGEAVSAVIAGLCALAASIAAMSFFAGVDESADFVFNETHYDKLTGLLARPAMVGKIAEAASATARTGKPMFLIDIDIDRFKQINDAIGYSNGDALIRAFTARLKAALPRDMVIGRIGAGEFAVLYPDQMLRCSLDTLIERLIHDLMRPYQLPSHQQSVNVSVGVVAMPKDGYDPVVLLRRSNLALQNARASGIGDWAVFQPEMGRVADHRQWVESELHIAFERGDFDLHYQPQLDLTSGRVVGYEALIRWRHPERGMIPPIEFISVAEETGMIAPIGEWVLRKACTDARLLPEDCFVAVNISPVQFMTRDFVGIVERIIKDTGIEPKRLELELTESAMMQDRERAAFILKQLTEMGISVAVDDFGTGYSNLAYLIDFSFHKLKIDRSFVSRMETDSNSGAVVSTIVGLSRALGVRTIAEGVETENQASLLRAAGCQEVQGYFYGRPAPLSLGDPALTQGTEGIASVH, encoded by the coding sequence ATGTCTGCCGCCAGGAACCCCCGTCGAAGCCGCACGTTTCGACTTATCACCATCGCCGCTTCCGGCATGGGCAGTTTCGTGCTGGGCCTGTGGTGGCTGAGGTTTGCTCTTGGCGACAATATTGGCGGCATGTCGGGCGAAGCGGTCAGCGCGGTCATCGCAGGACTTTGTGCACTCGCCGCATCGATCGCTGCGATGTCGTTCTTCGCCGGCGTCGACGAATCGGCTGATTTCGTCTTCAACGAAACGCATTACGACAAGCTGACCGGGCTTCTGGCGCGGCCAGCGATGGTCGGCAAGATTGCCGAGGCAGCGTCGGCCACGGCTCGCACCGGCAAGCCGATGTTTCTCATCGACATCGACATCGACCGCTTCAAGCAGATCAACGATGCCATCGGCTACAGCAATGGCGACGCCCTGATCCGCGCCTTCACCGCGCGACTCAAGGCGGCCCTGCCGCGCGACATGGTCATCGGCCGCATCGGCGCTGGCGAATTCGCCGTCCTCTACCCCGACCAGATGCTGCGCTGCTCACTCGACACCCTCATCGAACGCCTCATCCACGACCTGATGCGTCCGTATCAGCTGCCCTCGCACCAGCAGTCGGTCAACGTCTCCGTTGGCGTCGTTGCCATGCCGAAGGACGGCTACGACCCCGTTGTGCTGCTGCGCCGCTCGAACCTTGCGCTGCAGAATGCGCGCGCCAGCGGCATCGGCGACTGGGCCGTCTTCCAGCCTGAAATGGGTCGAGTTGCCGACCACCGCCAGTGGGTGGAATCGGAACTGCACATTGCCTTCGAACGCGGTGACTTCGATCTGCACTACCAGCCGCAGCTTGACCTGACCTCGGGCCGCGTCGTCGGCTACGAGGCGCTGATACGCTGGCGCCACCCGGAGCGCGGCATGATCCCGCCGATCGAGTTCATCTCGGTCGCCGAAGAGACAGGCATGATCGCGCCGATCGGCGAATGGGTGCTGCGCAAGGCCTGCACCGATGCCCGCCTGCTGCCGGAAGACTGCTTCGTTGCCGTCAACATTTCGCCGGTGCAGTTCATGACCCGCGATTTCGTCGGCATCGTCGAGCGGATCATCAAGGACACCGGCATCGAACCCAAGCGCCTGGAACTCGAGCTGACCGAATCGGCGATGATGCAGGACCGCGAGCGTGCGGCCTTCATCCTGAAGCAGCTGACGGAGATGGGTATTTCCGTGGCCGTCGACGACTTCGGCACCGGCTACTCGAACCTCGCTTATCTGATCGACTTCTCGTTCCACAAGCTCAAGATCGACCGCTCCTTCGTCAGCCGCATGGAAACCGACAGCAATTCGGGTGCCGTCGTATCGACGATCGTCGGCCTGTCCAGGGCACTCGGCGTGCGCACCATTGCCGAAGGCGTGGAGACCGAGAACCAGGCGAGCCTGCTCAGGGCCGCCGGCTGCCAGGAGGTTCAGGGCTATTTCTACGGCCGCCCGGCGCCGCTCAGCCTCGGCGACCCGGCTTTGACCCAGGGCACCGAAGGCATCGCCAGCGTCCACTGA
- the recF gene encoding DNA replication/repair protein RecF (All proteins in this family for which functions are known are DNA-binding proteins that assist the filamentation of RecA onto DNA for the initiation of recombination or recombinational repair.), with protein MPSTHISKLKLTDFRNYNALSLDLRPGAVVFTGENGAGKTNLLEAISFLTPGRGLRRAPYPDVAREGSAGSFAVHATIQGPIGDAEIGTGTAPEAVGEAGRRVRINGAAAKADDMLEWLRVVWLTPSMDALFTGPAGDRRRFLDRLVLAIDPAHGQRALDYEKAMRGRNRLLSEDRRDNAWFDAIEIQMAETGAAIAAARVEMVRLLTAMIERMPETGPFPQAELSLAGTLERSIGDMPAVELEERFRQALAVGRERDRAAGRTLEGPHRSDLVVRHKPKSMPAELCSTGEQKALLVGIVISHARLTGEMAGATPILLLDEIAAHLDAGRRAALFEILEDLNCQAFMTGTEASLFSSLVGRAQFLTVYHGSVSTTPLPDSLDR; from the coding sequence ATCCCCTCGACACATATCAGCAAACTTAAGCTTACGGACTTTCGCAATTACAACGCGCTGTCGCTCGACCTCAGGCCGGGCGCGGTGGTGTTCACCGGCGAGAACGGCGCCGGCAAGACCAACCTGCTCGAGGCGATCTCCTTCCTGACGCCCGGCCGCGGCCTGCGCCGCGCGCCTTATCCCGATGTCGCCCGCGAGGGCAGCGCGGGCAGTTTTGCCGTGCATGCCACAATCCAAGGACCGATCGGCGATGCCGAGATTGGCACGGGGACGGCACCGGAAGCAGTGGGCGAAGCCGGACGTCGCGTCCGCATCAACGGTGCCGCCGCCAAGGCCGACGACATGCTCGAATGGCTGCGCGTGGTGTGGCTGACGCCGTCGATGGACGCCCTATTCACCGGCCCCGCCGGCGACCGCCGGCGCTTCCTCGACCGGCTGGTGCTGGCGATCGACCCGGCTCATGGCCAGCGCGCGCTCGACTATGAAAAGGCGATGCGCGGCCGCAACCGGCTGCTTTCGGAGGACCGCCGCGACAACGCCTGGTTCGATGCGATCGAGATCCAGATGGCCGAGACGGGCGCTGCGATTGCCGCGGCGCGTGTCGAAATGGTGCGGCTTTTGACGGCGATGATCGAGCGGATGCCCGAGACCGGCCCCTTTCCGCAGGCCGAGCTCAGCCTTGCAGGCACGCTTGAACGAAGCATCGGCGACATGCCGGCGGTCGAGCTGGAGGAGCGCTTCCGTCAGGCGCTGGCCGTTGGACGCGAGCGTGACCGTGCGGCGGGACGCACGCTCGAAGGCCCGCACCGCTCCGACCTCGTCGTGCGCCACAAGCCGAAATCCATGCCGGCTGAGCTGTGCTCGACCGGCGAGCAGAAGGCCCTGCTGGTCGGCATCGTGATTTCGCATGCCCGCCTCACCGGCGAGATGGCGGGTGCGACCCCCATCCTGCTGCTCGACGAGATTGCCGCCCATCTCGACGCCGGGCGGCGCGCCGCGCTGTTTGAAATCCTCGAAGACCTCAATTGCCAGGCCTTCATGACCGGTACCGAGGCAAGCCTGTTTTCGAGCCTCGTCGGCCGGGCACAATTCCTGACTGTCTACCATGGCAGCGTCAGCACCACGCCATTACCTGATAGCTTGGACCGATAG
- a CDS encoding aconitase X swivel domain-containing protein — protein MSAHGEVLVPGKPGQGLALVLSAPISFWGGVDSKSGRIADVRHPECGKSISGKVLFLPGTIGSSSASAVLMELVHAGHAPAALVLHEPDAILLLGLIVAREMGWETPVAVKLGRDAFAAFAGKRVQTGPGGELTILDADRSA, from the coding sequence ATGAGCGCGCACGGCGAAGTCCTCGTTCCGGGCAAGCCAGGTCAAGGCCTGGCACTGGTGCTGTCGGCACCGATCAGCTTCTGGGGCGGCGTCGATTCAAAATCCGGACGCATCGCCGACGTGCGCCATCCCGAATGCGGCAAGAGCATATCGGGAAAGGTGCTGTTTTTGCCCGGCACCATCGGCTCGTCGTCGGCATCAGCCGTGCTGATGGAACTTGTCCATGCCGGTCATGCGCCGGCGGCATTGGTGCTGCACGAGCCCGACGCCATCCTGCTGCTGGGACTGATCGTGGCGCGCGAGATGGGTTGGGAGACGCCGGTGGCGGTGAAGCTTGGACGAGATGCTTTCGCAGCCTTCGCAGGCAAGCGGGTTCAGACCGGCCCTGGCGGCGAGCTGACGATTCTGGATGCAGACCGCTCAGCCTGA
- a CDS encoding GNAT family N-acetyltransferase, translating into MATEADIARLAQDFDRWDELLGLIMRAFAYMDGVIDPPSSAHRLTPANLRDKAEDEVGFIATLDGRLVGCIFAADRDGLFYVGKLAVDDSVRGRGVGRALMLAAECHAIAAGKPVLELQTRIELAGNHATFAKMGFVEFERTAHDGFDRPTSITFRKVLR; encoded by the coding sequence ATGGCAACCGAAGCTGACATTGCGCGGCTGGCGCAGGATTTCGACCGCTGGGATGAACTGCTCGGTCTGATCATGCGCGCCTTTGCCTACATGGATGGCGTCATCGACCCGCCATCCTCGGCGCACAGGCTCACTCCGGCCAATCTGCGTGACAAGGCCGAGGACGAGGTCGGCTTCATCGCCACTCTGGACGGACGTCTCGTCGGCTGCATCTTTGCCGCGGATCGGGACGGGCTGTTCTATGTCGGCAAGCTGGCCGTCGACGACAGCGTCCGTGGTCGCGGTGTCGGACGGGCACTGATGCTCGCGGCAGAGTGCCATGCCATTGCGGCAGGTAAACCTGTCCTTGAACTCCAGACCCGAATCGAACTTGCCGGCAACCACGCGACCTTCGCGAAGATGGGCTTCGTCGAGTTCGAGCGCACGGCGCATGACGGATTCGATCGACCGACCTCGATAACCTTTCGAAAGGTGCTGCGGTGA
- the fabB gene encoding beta-ketoacyl-ACP synthase I, with protein MRRVVVTGLGIVSSIGNNADEVQASLRDARSGISFSESFAEHGFKCQVWGSPNLDTTELVDRRAARFLSQGGMWNHVAMKQAIADSGLEESDVSGNERTGIIMGSGGPSTRTIVEASEITLKNNSPKRIGPFAVPKAMSSTASATLATWFKIHGVNYSISSACSTSAHCIGNAAEMIQWGKQDIMFAGGHEDLDWTMSNLFDAMGAMSSKYNDRASVASRAYDLNRDGFVIAGGAGVLVLEELEHAKARGAKIYCELVGYGATSDGYDMVAPSGEGAMRCMRQALSTVKGPVDYINTHGTSTPVGDSKEMGAIREVFAGNLPNITSTKSLTGHSLGAAGVQESIYSILMMQGGFIGESAHIEELDPEFEGMPIVRKRIDNAKIDTVLSNSFGFGGTNATLVFQRLSA; from the coding sequence ATGAGACGTGTCGTCGTAACTGGCCTTGGCATCGTATCGTCCATCGGCAACAACGCCGACGAGGTTCAAGCTTCGCTGCGTGACGCCCGGTCCGGCATCAGCTTCTCCGAGTCCTTCGCCGAACACGGCTTCAAGTGCCAGGTCTGGGGCTCGCCCAACCTCGACACCACAGAGCTCGTCGACCGCCGCGCCGCCCGTTTCCTGTCGCAGGGCGGCATGTGGAACCACGTCGCGATGAAGCAGGCAATCGCCGACAGCGGCCTCGAAGAAAGCGACGTGTCGGGCAACGAGCGTACCGGCATCATCATGGGCTCCGGCGGTCCGTCGACCCGCACGATCGTCGAAGCGTCCGAGATCACGCTGAAGAACAATTCGCCCAAGCGCATCGGACCGTTCGCCGTGCCGAAGGCAATGTCGTCGACCGCCTCGGCGACCCTCGCTACCTGGTTCAAAATCCACGGCGTCAACTACTCGATCTCGTCGGCATGCTCGACCTCGGCACACTGCATCGGCAATGCGGCGGAGATGATCCAGTGGGGCAAGCAGGACATCATGTTCGCCGGCGGCCACGAAGACCTCGACTGGACCATGTCGAACTTGTTCGACGCCATGGGTGCCATGTCGTCCAAGTACAACGACCGCGCCTCGGTTGCCTCGCGTGCCTATGACCTCAACCGCGACGGCTTCGTCATCGCCGGTGGTGCTGGCGTGCTGGTGCTGGAAGAGCTCGAACATGCCAAGGCGCGCGGCGCCAAGATCTATTGCGAACTGGTCGGTTACGGTGCCACCTCCGACGGCTACGACATGGTCGCCCCGTCCGGGGAAGGCGCGATGCGCTGCATGCGCCAGGCGCTGTCGACGGTGAAGGGCCCGGTCGACTACATCAACACCCACGGCACCTCGACGCCGGTGGGTGATTCCAAGGAAATGGGCGCGATCCGCGAAGTGTTCGCCGGCAACCTGCCGAACATCACCTCGACCAAGTCGCTGACCGGCCATTCGCTGGGTGCAGCGGGCGTTCAGGAATCAATCTACTCGATCCTGATGATGCAGGGCGGCTTCATCGGCGAGAGCGCGCATATCGAAGAGCTGGATCCGGAATTCGAAGGCATGCCGATCGTGCGCAAGCGCATCGACAACGCCAAGATCGACACCGTGTTGTCCAATTCCTTCGGCTTTGGCGGTACCAACGCCACGCTCGTTTTCCAGCGCCTCTCGGCATAG